In a single window of the Streptomyces sp. NBC_00353 genome:
- a CDS encoding VOC family protein: protein MTDKTSDPAWPRGISALTLFVEDLDTTERFYREVFGLPVIFEDDNSAVFGFGDTLINLLRTTEAHELIEPARVAAPDAGSRFQLTLAVDDVDAMCEELAARGVTLLNGPMDRPWGIRTASFRDPGGHIWEIAK, encoded by the coding sequence GTGACCGACAAGACAAGCGATCCTGCGTGGCCCAGGGGAATCAGCGCCCTCACCCTGTTCGTCGAGGACCTGGACACCACAGAACGTTTCTACCGGGAGGTCTTCGGGCTGCCGGTGATCTTCGAGGACGACAACTCGGCCGTATTCGGCTTCGGGGACACCCTCATCAACCTGCTGAGGACCACCGAGGCGCACGAGCTGATCGAGCCCGCGCGCGTCGCGGCCCCCGACGCCGGATCCCGCTTCCAGCTCACCCTTGCCGTGGATGACGTGGACGCGATGTGCGAGGAGCTGGCCGCACGAGGCGTGACGCTGCTGAACGGGCCGATGGACCGCCCCTGGGGAATCCGGACCGCCAGCTTCCGTGACCCCGGTGGCCACATCTGGGAGATCGCGAAGTGA
- a CDS encoding response regulator transcription factor yields MSMIRLLLAEDQSMVREALAALLGLEPDIEVVAQVARGDEVLAAAREHAVDVALLDIEMPGMTGIEAAGLLRSELPAVKVVVVTTFGRPGYLRRAMESGADAFLVKDAPAAQLAEAVRKVLAGERVIDPTLAAAALADGASPLTERERDVLRTAADGSTNAEIATALHLSQGTVRNYLSTAIQKMAARNRAEAVRIASEKGWL; encoded by the coding sequence ATGAGCATGATCAGACTCCTCCTCGCCGAGGACCAGTCCATGGTGCGCGAGGCCCTCGCGGCGCTGCTCGGTCTGGAACCCGACATCGAGGTGGTGGCCCAGGTCGCCCGCGGTGACGAGGTGCTCGCCGCGGCCCGCGAGCACGCCGTCGATGTCGCGCTCCTCGACATCGAGATGCCGGGCATGACGGGCATCGAAGCGGCGGGACTGCTGCGGAGCGAACTCCCGGCCGTGAAGGTCGTCGTCGTCACGACGTTCGGCCGCCCCGGCTATCTGCGCCGCGCGATGGAGTCGGGCGCGGACGCCTTCCTGGTGAAGGACGCCCCCGCCGCGCAACTCGCCGAAGCGGTACGCAAGGTGCTCGCCGGAGAACGCGTCATCGACCCGACGCTGGCGGCGGCCGCGCTCGCCGACGGGGCGAGCCCACTGACCGAACGCGAACGCGATGTCCTGCGCACGGCGGCCGACGGCTCCACCAACGCGGAGATCGCCACCGCGCTCCATCTCTCGCAGGGCACGGTCCGCAACTACCTGTCCACGGCGATCCAGAAGATGGCGGCGCGGAACAGGGCGGAGGCGGTACGGATCGCGAGCGAGAAGGGCTGGCTGTAG
- a CDS encoding sensor histidine kinase: MNDDATFVGIGRPPTNRRQVGIKLLWIGIWLAFMSAPVNDLVDGDHTPWATALGALGLVVFVGTYLVLVFRHTSKALDRRRVGTTIAFLGALAVALSLTLGNPWLVLFVYVSVTVGATLPLRTAGWLIPAVTAVLVGIGLTGDHPREIITALVVPALLGGFAMTGVRQMIRTTIELREARATVAQLAANEERLRLARDLHDLLGHSLSLITLKSELAGRMLPDHPDQAALQVADIEQVSRQALVDVRSAVTGYRRPTLPGELAGARTALAAAGITADVPTDPPDDLPEKPEEVLAWALREAVTNVVRHSGARRCTVTLAPRQTLGGRILELTVADDGRGGSGTKPGNGLTGITERLATVDGTMTTRPTGSASGKGFTLTLSVPLGSDLGSGE, translated from the coding sequence GTGAACGACGACGCGACGTTCGTAGGGATCGGGCGCCCGCCGACCAACCGCCGCCAGGTGGGCATCAAACTGCTCTGGATCGGCATCTGGCTCGCGTTCATGAGCGCCCCGGTCAACGACCTCGTCGACGGCGACCACACGCCGTGGGCCACCGCGCTGGGCGCCCTCGGCCTGGTGGTCTTCGTCGGGACGTACCTGGTCCTCGTCTTCCGCCACACGTCGAAGGCGCTGGACCGTCGCCGGGTCGGGACGACCATCGCCTTCCTCGGCGCCCTGGCCGTCGCGCTCTCCCTGACGCTGGGCAACCCGTGGCTGGTCCTCTTCGTGTACGTCTCCGTCACCGTCGGGGCCACTTTGCCCCTGCGGACGGCCGGGTGGCTGATCCCCGCCGTCACCGCCGTACTCGTCGGCATCGGCCTGACCGGTGACCACCCGCGCGAGATCATCACCGCCCTGGTCGTCCCCGCACTTCTCGGCGGGTTCGCGATGACCGGCGTCCGGCAGATGATCCGTACGACGATCGAGCTGCGCGAGGCCCGCGCCACCGTCGCCCAGCTCGCCGCCAACGAGGAGCGGCTGCGGCTCGCCCGCGATCTGCACGACCTGCTCGGCCACTCGCTCTCGCTGATCACGCTCAAGAGCGAGCTGGCCGGACGGATGCTCCCCGACCACCCCGACCAGGCGGCGCTCCAGGTCGCCGACATCGAACAGGTCAGCCGTCAGGCCCTGGTGGACGTACGCAGTGCGGTCACCGGCTACCGGCGGCCGACGCTCCCCGGTGAACTGGCCGGTGCCCGTACCGCACTCGCCGCCGCCGGCATCACCGCCGACGTCCCGACCGATCCCCCCGACGACCTCCCCGAGAAGCCGGAGGAAGTCCTCGCCTGGGCGCTGCGGGAAGCCGTCACCAATGTCGTACGTCACAGCGGCGCCCGCCGCTGCACCGTCACCCTCGCCCCACGCCAGACGCTCGGCGGCCGGATCCTGGAACTCACGGTGGCGGACGACGGCCGGGGCGGCTCCGGTACGAAGCCGGGCAACGGCCTCACCGGTATCACCGAGCGCCTCGCCACGGTCGACGGCACGATGACCACCCGGCCCACCGGCTCCGCTTCCGGTAAAGGCTTTACCCTCACCCTCAGTGTTCCGCTCGGATCCGACCTAGGATCCGGGGAATGA
- a CDS encoding ABC transporter permease produces the protein MMNFFSWTLIRLEVTRTLRNKKFMFFSIIYPSVIYLLISGTQNTTDKVPHTDLTLQAFFMVSMASFGALTAVLMGNSERIAKEREKGWVRQLRLTALPSRGYVLAKIASAAMVTLPCIVVVFLVAAAVKHVRMDAWQWFALVGVIWAGSLVFAALGVAIGYLASGDAVRPITMIIYFALSILGGLWMPSATFPQWLQNISEWLPTHAYASLGQAVEMGGSPHAKDVGILCVYFLLFAGAAAWLYRKDTLKA, from the coding sequence ATGATGAATTTCTTCTCGTGGACACTCATCAGGCTCGAAGTGACCCGCACCCTGCGGAACAAGAAGTTCATGTTCTTCTCGATCATCTACCCGTCGGTGATCTACCTGCTGATCTCCGGCACGCAGAACACCACCGACAAGGTCCCGCACACCGACCTGACGCTGCAGGCCTTCTTCATGGTCTCGATGGCCTCGTTCGGCGCGCTGACCGCCGTACTGATGGGCAACAGCGAGCGCATCGCCAAGGAGCGCGAGAAGGGCTGGGTCCGCCAGCTGCGCCTGACCGCACTGCCCAGCCGCGGCTACGTCCTGGCGAAGATCGCCAGCGCCGCGATGGTCACCCTGCCGTGCATCGTGGTCGTCTTCCTGGTCGCCGCTGCCGTCAAGCACGTGCGGATGGACGCCTGGCAGTGGTTCGCGCTGGTCGGGGTGATCTGGGCCGGCTCGCTGGTCTTCGCCGCACTCGGGGTCGCCATCGGCTACCTCGCCAGCGGCGACGCGGTCCGCCCGATCACCATGATCATCTACTTTGCGCTGTCGATCCTCGGCGGCCTGTGGATGCCCAGCGCGACCTTCCCGCAGTGGCTCCAGAACATCTCCGAGTGGCTGCCCACCCACGCGTACGCTTCTCTCGGCCAGGCCGTCGAGATGGGCGGCTCGCCGCACGCCAAGGACGTCGGCATCCTCTGCGTCTACTTCCTGCTCTTCGCGGGCGCCGCGGCCTGGCTCTACCGGAAGGACACCCTCAAGGCGTGA
- a CDS encoding ABC transporter ATP-binding protein, producing the protein MTTTATEATTAQAAVVSFDQVSKAYGDVRAVDGLSLDLHPGETVALLGPNGAGKSSTLDLLLGLRTADSGTVRLFGTSPQEAIARGRVGAMLQSGGLMEDVTVEEIVRLVCHLHPRPYPVSDVLARAGIASIADRMVNKLSGGQEQRVRFALATAGANDLIVLDEPTTGMDVTARQAFWATMREQAEQGRTVLFATHYLEEADAIADRVLVLHKGRLLADGTAAEIKAKAGARRISFELEGPIDEAALRDLPFLSTLDISGNRVRIQSHNADATVHAVYALGLYPRELEVAGLGLEQAFVAITEAEEARTA; encoded by the coding sequence ATGACAACGACAGCCACCGAAGCCACCACCGCGCAAGCGGCCGTGGTCAGCTTCGACCAGGTCAGCAAGGCATACGGGGACGTGCGCGCCGTCGACGGGCTCTCCCTCGACCTGCACCCCGGCGAGACCGTGGCGCTCCTCGGCCCCAACGGCGCCGGAAAGTCCTCCACCCTCGATCTGCTCCTCGGCCTGCGCACCGCGGACTCCGGCACGGTCCGGCTCTTCGGCACGTCCCCGCAGGAGGCGATCGCCCGGGGCCGGGTCGGCGCGATGCTGCAGAGTGGCGGCCTGATGGAGGACGTCACGGTCGAGGAGATCGTCCGGCTCGTCTGCCATCTGCACCCCCGCCCGTACCCGGTCTCCGACGTCCTGGCCCGTGCAGGCATCGCGTCGATCGCCGACCGGATGGTCAACAAGCTCTCCGGCGGCCAGGAGCAGCGCGTGCGGTTCGCGCTCGCGACCGCAGGGGCCAACGACCTGATCGTCCTCGACGAGCCGACCACCGGCATGGATGTCACCGCCCGCCAGGCCTTCTGGGCCACCATGCGCGAGCAGGCCGAGCAGGGCCGTACCGTCCTGTTCGCCACGCACTACCTCGAAGAGGCCGATGCGATCGCGGACCGCGTCCTCGTCCTCCACAAGGGCCGGCTCCTCGCCGACGGCACCGCGGCCGAGATCAAGGCGAAGGCCGGGGCCCGCCGGATCTCGTTCGAGCTGGAAGGCCCGATCGACGAAGCGGCCCTGCGCGACCTGCCGTTCCTGTCCACGCTCGACATCAGCGGCAACAGGGTCCGTATCCAGTCGCACAACGCCGACGCGACCGTCCACGCGGTCTACGCGCTCGGCCTCTACCCGCGCGAACTCGAAGTCGCAGGACTCGGCCTGGAGCAGGCCTTCGTCGCCATCACCGAGGCCGAGGAGGCCAGGACCGCATGA
- a CDS encoding DUF6113 family protein, translating to MSNGKQRPPRTDAPSGEPVPTGLAAPLNPGRIGAYLGLAVLGVLVGLAGAFVQAAWFPGGLLLALVACAGLFYGGRLLTRTQIGALAPAAGWLISVVVLLGGRPEGDYVFGDELGLTLFMLGGMAIAVMCATMSRSPRQGADSGRPGK from the coding sequence ATGAGCAACGGCAAGCAGCGCCCGCCCCGCACCGATGCCCCGTCCGGAGAGCCCGTGCCCACCGGCCTTGCCGCGCCCTTGAACCCCGGCCGCATCGGCGCCTACCTGGGCCTCGCGGTCCTCGGAGTGCTCGTCGGGCTCGCCGGCGCGTTCGTCCAAGCCGCCTGGTTCCCCGGCGGTTTGCTGCTCGCCCTGGTGGCCTGCGCCGGACTGTTCTACGGCGGCCGGCTGCTCACCCGCACGCAGATCGGCGCCCTGGCACCCGCCGCGGGCTGGCTGATTTCGGTCGTCGTTCTGCTCGGCGGACGGCCGGAGGGCGACTACGTCTTCGGCGACGAACTGGGCCTCACCCTCTTCATGCTGGGCGGGATGGCGATCGCTGTGATGTGTGCCACCATGTCGCGGTCGCCCCGACAAGGCGCCGACAGCGGTCGACCTGGCAAGTAA
- the mshB gene encoding N-acetyl-1-D-myo-inositol-2-amino-2-deoxy-alpha-D-glucopyranoside deacetylase has translation MTDLPARRLLLVHAHPDDESINNGASMALYAAQGAQVTLVTCTLGEEGEVIPPELAHLAADRDDALGAHRIGELAAAMKELGVTDHRFLGGPGRFRDSGMMGAEQNHRPGAFWNTDVDDAAAYLVEVIRSVRPQVLVTYDPDGGYGHPDHIQAHRVAMRAADLAADPAYRPGPDAPQASPDTSPHTIDKIYWNRVPRSVAEQAFARLRATAPDAFPAIAAIDDVPGVVNDTQITAEIDGAAHAAAKTAAMRAHSTQIAVDGPFFALSNDLGQPVFTTEYYELVRGASGAPEGVREHDLFAGVPGVPGASEAQSGARP, from the coding sequence ATGACGGACCTTCCCGCCCGTCGTCTGCTCCTGGTGCACGCGCACCCCGACGACGAGTCGATCAACAACGGCGCCAGCATGGCCCTGTACGCGGCCCAGGGCGCCCAGGTCACCCTGGTGACCTGCACGCTCGGCGAGGAGGGCGAGGTCATCCCGCCCGAGCTCGCGCACCTCGCGGCCGACCGGGACGACGCCCTGGGCGCCCATCGCATCGGTGAACTCGCCGCCGCTATGAAGGAGCTCGGGGTCACCGACCACCGGTTCCTCGGCGGACCCGGCCGGTTCCGTGACTCCGGAATGATGGGCGCCGAGCAGAACCACCGGCCCGGCGCCTTCTGGAACACGGACGTCGACGACGCCGCTGCGTACCTCGTGGAGGTGATCCGCTCGGTGCGCCCGCAGGTCCTCGTCACGTACGACCCCGACGGCGGCTACGGGCACCCCGACCACATCCAGGCGCACCGTGTCGCGATGCGCGCCGCGGATCTCGCGGCCGATCCCGCCTACCGCCCCGGCCCCGACGCTCCGCAGGCATCCCCGGACACCTCGCCGCACACCATCGACAAGATCTACTGGAACCGGGTGCCGCGCTCCGTCGCCGAGCAGGCCTTCGCGCGGCTGCGCGCCACGGCCCCCGACGCCTTCCCGGCGATCGCCGCGATCGACGACGTACCGGGTGTGGTGAACGACACGCAGATCACCGCGGAGATCGACGGCGCGGCCCATGCGGCGGCCAAGACGGCGGCGATGCGGGCACATAGCACCCAGATCGCCGTGGACGGTCCATTCTTCGCCCTTTCGAACGATCTGGGACAGCCCGTCTTCACCACCGAGTACTACGAGTTGGTACGCGGAGCCTCCGGAGCACCCGAGGGCGTACGGGAACACGATCTCTTCGCAGGGGTGCCGGGCGTACCGGGCGCATCGGAAGCACAGTCGGGAGCACGTCCATGA
- a CDS encoding S9 family peptidase has protein sequence MTLQKLSFPRQHARTQRFTLGAPRAFTVSPDGERVIFLRSASGTDRSNKLWVLDLAADGTPKERVVADPGTLLGGSAEKLSAQERARRERSREGSSGIVGYAVDSAAELAAFALSGKVYVAELRAGSTRALPVPGPVLDPRPSPDGRHVAYVSKGALRVVAAEGDGDRALAEPEDAHISYGLAEFIAAEEMQRSRGFWWSPESDRLLVARVDDSAVKRWWIADPAHPDRKPAEVAYPAAGTPNADVRLLVLGLDGTRTEVVWDRSRYPYLAQVHWSSQGAPLILVQARDQRSQLFLAVDPESGTTRTVHVDEDPVWLDLFAGVPAWAPDGRLVRIVDEGGARVLSVGDRPLTGAQLQILAVLDIGESDVLVAASAGEEAAEPEIGESHVYRVNELGVERVSEGAGVHSAVRAGGVTVLVSTSLERPGAAVRVLRDGKQIATVATYAEEPVLSPRVQLTEGGAHRIPCAVLLPTDYQESDGPLPVLMDPYGGPHGRRVVAAHNPHLTSQWFADQGFAVVVADGRGSPGRSPAWEKAIKNNLVLTLDDQVEAVHALAERFPLDLTKVAIRGWSYGGYLAGMAVLRRPDVFHAAVVGAPVTDQRLYDTHYTERYLGDPTTQPEVYAYNSLLTDEGLSEAADQVRPMMIVHGLADDNVVVAHSLRLSSALLSAGRPHEVLPLSGVTHMTPQEQVAENLLLLQVDFLKRSLGLSE, from the coding sequence ATGACCTTGCAGAAGCTTTCGTTTCCCCGACAGCACGCCAGGACTCAGCGGTTCACCCTCGGCGCTCCCCGTGCGTTCACCGTCTCGCCGGACGGGGAGCGGGTGATCTTCCTGCGGTCGGCCTCCGGCACGGACCGGTCCAACAAGCTCTGGGTGCTGGACCTGGCGGCCGACGGCACGCCGAAGGAGCGGGTCGTCGCCGATCCCGGGACGCTGCTGGGCGGTTCGGCGGAGAAGTTGTCGGCGCAGGAGCGGGCGCGGCGCGAGCGCAGCCGTGAGGGGTCCTCGGGGATCGTCGGCTACGCGGTGGACTCGGCGGCCGAGTTGGCGGCGTTCGCGCTCTCCGGGAAGGTGTACGTCGCCGAGTTGCGGGCCGGTTCGACGCGCGCGCTGCCGGTCCCCGGCCCGGTGCTCGACCCCCGGCCGTCGCCCGACGGGCGCCATGTCGCCTACGTGTCGAAGGGCGCACTGCGGGTCGTGGCGGCGGAGGGCGACGGGGACCGGGCGCTCGCGGAGCCGGAGGACGCGCACATCTCGTACGGTCTCGCGGAGTTCATCGCGGCCGAGGAGATGCAGCGCTCGCGCGGCTTCTGGTGGTCGCCGGAGTCGGACCGGCTGCTCGTCGCCCGGGTCGACGACAGCGCGGTGAAACGATGGTGGATCGCCGACCCGGCACACCCGGACCGCAAGCCCGCCGAGGTGGCGTACCCGGCGGCGGGGACGCCCAACGCCGACGTGCGGCTCCTGGTGCTGGGACTGGACGGCACCCGTACCGAAGTGGTGTGGGACCGGTCGCGCTATCCGTATCTGGCGCAGGTGCACTGGTCGTCCCAGGGTGCCCCGCTGATCCTCGTCCAGGCCCGTGACCAGCGCAGTCAGCTCTTCCTGGCGGTGGACCCGGAGAGCGGTACGACGCGGACGGTCCATGTCGACGAGGACCCCGTGTGGCTGGACCTCTTCGCCGGGGTGCCCGCGTGGGCGCCGGACGGGCGGCTGGTGCGGATCGTGGACGAGGGCGGGGCGCGGGTGCTCTCGGTCGGCGACCGGCCGCTGACCGGGGCGCAGTTGCAGATCCTGGCGGTCCTGGACATCGGTGAATCGGATGTCCTGGTGGCGGCGTCGGCCGGCGAGGAGGCCGCGGAGCCGGAGATCGGCGAGAGCCATGTGTACCGGGTCAACGAGCTGGGCGTGGAGCGGGTCTCCGAGGGGGCGGGGGTGCACTCGGCGGTCCGGGCGGGCGGGGTGACCGTGCTGGTCTCCACCTCGCTGGAGCGGCCCGGCGCCGCGGTGCGGGTGCTGCGGGACGGCAAGCAGATCGCCACGGTCGCGACATATGCGGAGGAGCCGGTTCTGTCGCCGCGGGTGCAGCTCACCGAGGGGGGCGCACACCGGATTCCGTGCGCCGTGCTGCTCCCCACCGACTATCAGGAGTCGGACGGTCCGCTTCCGGTCCTGATGGATCCGTACGGTGGACCGCACGGCCGACGGGTCGTCGCCGCCCACAATCCGCACCTCACCTCGCAGTGGTTCGCCGACCAGGGCTTCGCGGTGGTCGTCGCGGACGGCCGCGGCTCTCCGGGGCGCTCCCCCGCCTGGGAGAAGGCGATCAAGAACAACCTGGTCCTCACCCTGGACGACCAGGTCGAGGCGGTGCACGCGCTCGCCGAAAGGTTCCCGCTGGATCTCACCAAGGTGGCCATCCGCGGCTGGTCGTACGGCGGATACCTCGCGGGCATGGCCGTACTGCGGCGGCCCGACGTCTTCCACGCGGCGGTCGTGGGTGCTCCGGTGACCGACCAGCGGCTGTACGACACCCACTACACCGAGCGCTATCTCGGTGACCCGACCACACAGCCCGAGGTGTACGCGTACAACTCGCTGCTCACCGACGAGGGATTGTCCGAGGCCGCGGACCAGGTCCGGCCGATGATGATCGTCCATGGTCTGGCGGACGACAATGTGGTGGTCGCGCACTCCCTGCGGCTGTCGTCGGCGCTGCTCTCGGCCGGGCGACCGCACGAGGTGCTGCCGCTCAGCGGGGTGACGCACATGACTCCGCAGGAGCAGGTGGCGGAGAATCTGCTCCTGCTGCAGGTGGACTTCCTGAAGCGGTCGCTGGGGCTGAGCGAGTAG
- a CDS encoding ABC transporter ATP-binding protein, which produces MHAEQGSTRAGGEPILEVRDLVKHYPLTQGILFKKQVGAVKAVDGVSFQLAAGETLGIVGESGCGKSTVARMLVHLEQPTAGSITYKGEDVTKLSGRALKAVRRNIQMVFQDPYTSLNPRMTVGDIIGEPYEIHPEVAPKGDRRRKVQDLLDVVGLNPEYINRYPHQFSGGQRQRIGIARGLALNPEIIVADEPVSALDVSVQAQVINLLDRLQAEFNLSYVFIAHDLSIVRHISDRVGVMYLGRFAEIGTDEQIYDHPTHPYTQALLSAVPVPDPMAREHRERIILHGDVPSPANPPSGCRFRTRCWKAQERCELEVPLLAVPAVFRLTDTPAHHDSACHFAEEKQVVPPGEEPEGPGEEPEEPEEPGEPGEPGTGPRIR; this is translated from the coding sequence ATGCACGCTGAGCAGGGGAGCACCCGCGCGGGCGGCGAACCCATTCTGGAGGTCCGCGACCTCGTCAAGCACTATCCGCTGACCCAGGGCATCCTGTTCAAGAAGCAGGTCGGTGCGGTCAAGGCGGTCGACGGCGTCTCCTTCCAACTGGCCGCGGGCGAGACCCTCGGCATCGTGGGGGAGTCCGGCTGCGGCAAGTCGACCGTCGCCAGGATGCTCGTCCACCTGGAGCAGCCGACGGCCGGCTCGATCACGTACAAGGGCGAGGACGTCACCAAGCTGTCCGGCCGCGCGCTGAAGGCCGTACGCCGGAACATCCAGATGGTGTTCCAGGACCCGTACACCTCGCTCAACCCCCGGATGACGGTAGGCGACATCATCGGGGAGCCCTACGAGATCCACCCCGAGGTGGCGCCCAAGGGCGACCGGCGCCGCAAGGTGCAGGACCTGCTCGATGTCGTGGGTCTCAACCCGGAGTACATCAACCGTTATCCGCACCAGTTCTCCGGCGGTCAGCGCCAGCGCATCGGCATCGCCCGCGGCCTCGCGCTCAACCCGGAGATCATCGTCGCCGACGAACCTGTCTCGGCCCTCGACGTCTCCGTGCAGGCACAGGTCATCAACCTGCTCGACCGGCTGCAGGCGGAGTTCAACCTGAGTTACGTCTTCATCGCGCACGACCTGTCGATCGTCCGGCACATCTCCGACCGGGTCGGCGTGATGTATCTGGGCCGATTCGCCGAGATCGGTACGGACGAGCAGATCTACGACCACCCCACGCACCCGTACACGCAGGCGCTGCTGTCGGCGGTGCCGGTGCCGGACCCGATGGCGCGCGAGCACCGGGAGCGGATCATCCTGCACGGCGATGTGCCGTCCCCGGCCAACCCGCCGTCCGGCTGCCGCTTCCGCACCCGCTGCTGGAAGGCCCAGGAGCGGTGCGAACTGGAGGTGCCGCTGCTCGCGGTCCCCGCGGTCTTCCGGCTGACGGACACCCCGGCCCATCACGACTCGGCATGCCACTTCGCGGAGGAGAAGCAGGTGGTGCCGCCCGGCGAGGAGCCGGAGGGGCCGGGAGAAGAGCCCGAAGAGCCCGAAGAGCCGGGGGAGCCGGGGGAGCCGGGCACCGGCCCCCGCATTCGTTAA
- a CDS encoding ABC transporter ATP-binding protein, with product MLLEVRDLHVEFHTRDGVAKAVNGVNYSVAEGETLAVLGESGSGKSVTAQAIMGILDMPPGKISSGEIIFKGRDLLKLKAEERRKIRGQEMAMIFQDALSSLNPVLSVGDQLGEMFVVHRGMSRKDARTKAIELMDRVRIPAAKERVGNYPHQFSGGMRQRIMIAMAMALEPSLIIADEPTTALDVTVQAQVMDLLAELQRELNMGLILITHDLGVVADVADYIAVMYAGRIVESAPVHEIYKAPAHPYTKGLLQSIPRLDQKGQELYAIKGLPPNLLHIPPGCAFNPRCPLAQDICRGEVPPLFEVAQHRESACYFWKETLDAR from the coding sequence ATGTTGCTCGAAGTGCGCGATCTGCACGTGGAGTTCCACACCCGGGACGGGGTGGCCAAAGCCGTCAACGGGGTCAACTACTCGGTGGCCGAGGGCGAGACGCTCGCGGTCCTCGGCGAGTCCGGCTCCGGCAAGTCGGTCACCGCACAGGCGATCATGGGCATTCTCGACATGCCGCCGGGGAAGATCAGCAGCGGCGAGATCATCTTCAAGGGCCGCGATCTGCTGAAGCTCAAGGCCGAGGAGCGCCGGAAGATCCGCGGCCAGGAGATGGCCATGATCTTCCAGGACGCGCTGTCGTCCCTCAACCCCGTGCTCAGCGTGGGGGACCAGCTCGGCGAGATGTTCGTCGTGCACCGGGGGATGTCCCGCAAGGACGCCCGGACGAAGGCCATCGAGCTGATGGACCGGGTCCGCATCCCGGCCGCGAAGGAACGCGTCGGGAACTACCCGCACCAGTTCTCCGGCGGCATGCGCCAGCGCATCATGATCGCCATGGCGATGGCGCTGGAACCCTCGCTGATCATCGCGGACGAACCCACCACCGCCCTCGATGTGACCGTCCAGGCCCAGGTGATGGACCTGCTCGCCGAACTCCAGCGCGAGCTCAACATGGGACTCATCCTGATCACCCACGACCTGGGCGTGGTCGCGGACGTCGCCGACTACATCGCCGTGATGTACGCGGGCCGGATCGTGGAGTCGGCCCCCGTCCACGAGATCTACAAGGCCCCCGCCCACCCATACACCAAGGGCCTCCTCCAGTCGATCCCACGGCTGGACCAGAAGGGCCAGGAGCTGTACGCGATCAAGGGGCTGCCGCCCAACCTGCTGCACATCCCGCCCGGCTGCGCCTTCAACCCGCGCTGCCCGCTGGCCCAGGACATCTGCCGTGGTGAGGTGCCGCCGCTGTTCGAGGTGGCCCAGCACCGCGAGAGCGCCTGCTACTTCTGGAAGGAGACGCTCGATGCACGCTGA
- a CDS encoding ABC transporter permease: MPEQTPDEAISPGGAGAAMDLALAQGETLEKTPGGPEGTGPAEKPRSLWSDAWRDLRRNPVFIISALIILFLVIISIWPSLIADQDPLNCDLGKAQEGSQPGHPFGFDGQGCDVYTRTVYGARTSVTVGVCSTVGVSILGGILGGLAGFFGGWWDSFLSRITDIFFGIPVVLGGLVFLSVVTSSTVWPVIGFIVLLGWPQIARIARGSVITAKQNDYVQAARALGASNSRMMLRHIAPNAVAPVIVVATIALGTYISLEATLSFLGVGLKPPAVSWGIDISAASQYIRNAPHMLLWPAGALAITVLAFIMLGDAVRDALDPKLR; the protein is encoded by the coding sequence ATGCCTGAGCAGACGCCGGACGAAGCGATCTCCCCGGGCGGGGCAGGAGCCGCCATGGATCTCGCCCTGGCGCAAGGGGAGACGCTGGAGAAGACACCGGGCGGCCCCGAGGGCACCGGACCGGCCGAGAAGCCCCGCAGCCTCTGGTCCGACGCCTGGCGCGACCTGCGCCGCAACCCGGTCTTCATCATCTCCGCCCTGATCATCCTCTTCCTGGTGATCATCTCGATCTGGCCGTCGCTGATCGCGGACCAGGACCCTCTCAACTGCGACCTGGGCAAGGCCCAGGAGGGCTCCCAGCCCGGCCACCCGTTCGGCTTCGACGGCCAGGGCTGCGACGTCTACACCCGTACCGTCTACGGGGCCAGGACATCGGTCACCGTAGGCGTCTGCTCCACCGTCGGAGTCTCGATCCTCGGCGGCATCCTGGGCGGGCTGGCCGGCTTCTTCGGCGGCTGGTGGGACTCGTTCCTCTCCCGTATCACCGACATCTTCTTCGGCATCCCGGTCGTCCTCGGCGGCCTGGTCTTCCTCTCCGTGGTGACCAGCTCGACCGTCTGGCCGGTGATCGGATTCATCGTGCTGCTGGGCTGGCCGCAGATCGCCCGAATCGCCCGTGGCTCGGTCATCACCGCCAAGCAGAACGACTACGTCCAGGCGGCCCGCGCGCTCGGCGCCTCCAACTCCCGGATGATGCTCCGCCACATCGCTCCCAACGCGGTCGCCCCCGTGATCGTCGTCGCGACCATCGCCCTGGGTACGTACATCTCGCTGGAGGCGACCCTCTCGTTCCTCGGCGTCGGCCTGAAGCCGCCGGCCGTCTCCTGGGGCATCGACATCTCGGCCGCCTCCCAGTACATCCGCAACGCCCCGCACATGCTGCTCTGGCCCGCCGGAGCGCTGGCGATCACCGTGCTCGCGTTCATCATGCTCGGCGACGCGGTGCGCGACGCCCTCGACCCCAAGCTGCGCTGA